Part of the Sphaerodactylus townsendi isolate TG3544 linkage group LG10, MPM_Stown_v2.3, whole genome shotgun sequence genome is shown below.
AGTGCAAATGTATGCTATGCATTGGCCAAAATGCTCTTTTGCATTATAAATGCTTCTCTTTCTCCTAAACAATGAACATGCATCATACATGAAATCTCAAGAATGATGTAAGttttatgaatgaaaaaaaagCTCAATTTAGGCTGGTATGAAAGCACAGAagcatatttaaataaatattatgtcCTAGCTTAGAGACCTGGGAAAATAAGACAAgagaatatgcaacaatggcaaaattagCGAGTTCTGTGAAGGGGAGACCTAACCTGGAAGGTCAAGACaactggaaaatatattttgcatattactttcaaatattaaaatattcatgAAATGAGATGCAGATATATAAATCATTAATAATTTGTTAAGGCTTTACTACTTTGTTGTTTGTGTCAAAAAGGTTAAAAGGTAAAATGGAATGGATAATCATattaaataaaatagcaaaaacCTTAGAAAATGACAGTAATTGCATATTAATGCTTTTTAACTTCGTCCTAACAGAAATGATTATAAAAAATTCTGTGCATTGttatcttaaaaaaaactttatgaaATACATTTATCGTTTTATGATTTTTATAGAACACTGTTTGACATAATTATGTTAACTCTCTCAGTGCCGAGAACCATAGTAGCATCATGTGCTTCAAGTGGTTTGTGGTGCTGTCATTATATGCTTTTGTTCATGAGAGTGTCTTATTAGATTCAtagctatttttattttctctgcatGTGGCAGTTAGCTTACACCATTCAGTACAGACATCATGTACTGTACCTAGTACAGAAAAATACCTAGTGCTTCGATTTTGCTATTATGGGAGTTATATGTGTTTTTGATTTCAACATATTTTATGTGTGCCCAACTCTGCATGGGAATGTATTACTACTGTGCTGAAAGTCAATTTTTGGGTAATCTGTATAGAGCTAAATAGTGTAATTTATATTCCACAGTTCAAGTTGGAGATATTGACCCAAGGTAAGGAATGCTATTATACATTAAACTCTTCACAAACATGGAAAGCTATTTAGCTCAACTCAAGAGTGGAATGCTTTGGGAGAAGGAAGTAGTACATATCAAATCAAGTAGTTAGTAAGTAAAGGCATTTGCTATTTTGCTTTGCCATTTACATTTATCTACATAGTTTTATTGCCAGTTGTTTTTTAAGTTGTCTTTCGTTACAAAAATTCCCAGTCATATTCCATGAACATTTCTGAGTAATTTATATCTCATTATTAAGCTGTTGCATCCGGGAGTTGCATACAAAATGAGAAAGAGGTACATCTGGTTATTAGATCAAGTGACACTTACTATGCAACCCAAAGGAGTATTTCTGTGTTGCTGAAGCTGAATCGGAAGCGGTGGGATGGTTGCGCCAGTTTCCATACCACCAGTGCAGCACCATGTGAAATGGCTGTGTAAGAACTGGCCAAGGTGGAATTAAAAAGCTGGCTGAATTCAACTCATGAATTGTTCATGAGAGAACatgaagagagcagcagtggcgtaggaagataagctcatgtatctaatctggaggaaccggattgattcccagctctgccgcctgagctgtggaggcttatctggggaatttagattagcctgtgcactgccacacatgccagctgggtgaccttgggctagtcacagcttttgggaggtctctcagctccacccacctcacagggtgtttgttgtgaggggggaagggcaaggagattgtaagcccctttgagtctcctgcaggagagaaaggggggatataaatccaaactcttctcttctaaaatgATGCAAGGTTCTGAAAAGTTAAATTCTgttatatttgtacatttgtgcTACAGGTGGCGCATAGAACCAGAGACTTTTCAAAGAAATTTTACACCAACAAAACCTCCAGTGCTCACTCATCTCTTGTATGAAATCTTTTGGATTAGAAGTTGCAATACCTGGAAGAACTGGTGTACAAGCACTGGTCTCCAACATGCTGAAAACAATTTTTTGGAAAATCACTGTAGAGTGATAAACCGGAGAACTGATCCATGCTCTATCACTTGGTTTCTGTCTTGGAGCCCCTGTGGTAGATGTAGTCGCTCTATAATTGATTTCTTGAATAACCATGCTAACGTGACACTGAATATAAAAGTCTGTCAGCTGCACAAAGATTATATTAGGTGGAACCGAAATGGTCTACGGGACTTAGCTAATCATGGAGTACAGATATCTATCATGCAACAGCCAGGTAACAATTTGGCAATATATAGAGGACATGGATGGTGAATTTGGGTCTGCCAGTGAAACTCTTCAGAGTTCCCACAGATAAATAATTTTTACAAGTGGGAACCTCCAAGGTCTTGCGGGAGGAATCACATTTTCCTTCCTCCACTATATCCTCATTCTTTCCCctaaaagcccccatagccttttccccatttcaactttttcccctccttctagGAGTGCCAACCTGTAGATACCCTGGAACCATaacagatctcccaactacagagatcaattcctcttagggttgccagcttcaggttggctAATTTCTAGAGGTTTGGAGGTAGAGCTTTGGAAGTGTAAagtttgtggaggggagaaacttcagcagggtacaatgccttggagcacaggtgtcaaacttcattcatatcccacctttctacacATTGGGgaccaaagcagattacatgaTTCTTCCCTCCACTTTTTTATTTCcgtaacaatcctgtgagatatgtTAGATTGAAAGTatatgactggtccaaaatcaccaagtgaacttccacagcaagatggggatttgaacctagatatTCCAGATTCTACTCTGATGCTCAAACCACTACATCAAACTGGCTTTCTTGTTGTGGCTGCTGATGTGCATTAGTAAGTAGCCAGACTTAGTTGAGTTATACAAATTGGGTACCATCAAGTCAACCATCAAGTCTAGGTTTCCCAAagtccaagtgggacctggataTTTCCCAACTTAACTTCAGATGACAGATATCtattaccctggagaaaatgggtgctttgggggtggattatatGGCCTTATATCTGGCTGAGATCTCCGCCCACTAACCCTGCCCTACTCAATTCCACCACAAAATATACAGGAATTTCTTTATTTGGAACTGGCAGCTCTAGCCAGACCTGGCCCCAGTGATTTCTCTCTAAAAGgccccaatcaatcaatcaatcaatcaatcaatcaatcaatcaatcaatcaatcaatcaatcaatcaatcaatcaatcaatcaatcaatcaatcaatcaatcaatcaatcaatcaatcaatcaatcaatcaatcagggaAAGTAgccctgcctccttccctgcctgtTTCTGAGGAAAACCAAGCCAGGAATGCTTGGGTGGCCTAGAAACAGCCATGGGGTCTTCCGATTTTTACATCTATAgtctttcattttattattttggggttttttttagccccctacaatgtatttttttttttttagatttcagatttttctgcaagtctgcagcatttttcagatttgtagaaggACATGTCTTGTTCTTCCATTGCTTCAATcagcagatttaagtatcctcagatttggatGACTTCGTTATATAgacaagccccacccctgaaactCATGGGGGGGGATACCATCTTCCCTCCATCATCTTCCAGTCCAACCAAAGCAGGGTTCTTCCACCACGAATGGTTTACCTGATGCAGCTCTGGGGAGGTCCACTGAGGTCCCACCCCCAGCCATTGCAAGTAGTGAGTAAATAATACCTTCATTAATCTCAGGGGAATTTAAAcacccaaaatatttttaaaagcatttcaattttttctgtAGACGCTGGGGACACCCAactctgcagaaaaacctgtgtgttgtgggtgtgtgtgtgtgccccatctttggatttaaatatctgcagataCATGTGGAAACTAGATTTAAAGATGATTATTTATGAGACACCACCAACATCTAGGTGTGTTTGGTACATTATTGAAACAAAAGACAAGTGCCATTCTATCAGATTACAATTCAAAGAGACAAAAAGGAGAAATATCTAACACATAAAAATCCATGTCGTGGCATAATTAGAGAAAGTAGCACAATCCAAAATGGTGCAGATTGCATGgagcccaatttatttatttatttatttattcatttatttattcaaagtaTTGGTCTCTATGATGGTAGCTGTTAGCTAGTGAAAAAGCTTATAAAtctgtataattttaaaaaacaaccagaaaaagaggagaaatcTCAAACCAAGACATAAATTAggttttatatatttaatatgtCCAGTAATATTGACTAAACAATTTTCATCTTCAGAACCATTCAAAATGTGTCTTTATGATAGATGGCAGGAGGACAAAAGCAATGACTGTGAATACCATAGGCAATGTTACCTCTATTATGCCCTCTTCGTTATTCTCTGTGGCTAATTACAGACTCAGTATGTGGCTCAGAGTTTCCGAGATCCTCCACCCAAGAATATCAAAACTTCCATCATAGTTACCTATCATGTAATATTTTTTAAGACAGAGTATTTGCAAATATAGTAAGAAGAGTTACCAAAACATGAGCAAAGTGTTATAAAAGACTGCTAATATTTTGGTAACTCTTCCTACTATATTTGCAAATACTCTGTCTTCGAAAAATATTATAAAGATTCTGTGCACTTTGCAAaaggttttcaggggcttgtgtggaaatggTCACCATGGTGATATTTTCCTTGTTTTGGTATCTACCTCTGTATCTGACATTGGTTTTCTCGTTCTTCTACAAAAGACTTTGGATAGGAAGGGCTATTTTTGGACTGTTTTGAGATATTACCAAGCCTCACATTTGGCCTTTTGAGAACCAAACATAAGAGTTTCCTACTCTGAACCCCCTTGTAGTTTGGAAACATCCACTCCCAaattatactcttttccactgaaagatctaagtagaattgtaacttaaTCCACCACATACTGGACTGcgtttgttttagaatgctccatttggctcctagtgcctacctagttctgttaggtaagCTCCAGGACCTAAGCagtgcattctaaaacaaaggtccagcatgtggtgagtGAAGTTACTACTGTACTTAGAATTTTTGGCAGAAAAGAGCACAACAGGCTTTTATTTCTTTAGATTATGATTATTATTGGAGAACATTTGTATCACATCAACCAAGAGGAAGAAACGATTGGCCATGGAATTTCTCTTGTTGGATCCAGTATTATTCTCAACAACTTCACTCAATCCTTAGTGAGtagcaattttgaaaaaaacttcTGACTTTCTGGTAGAATTTGCTTGTTCTAGCCTACTACTGAAATATATCTATATTTGAATTGTACATGACAAGGCCTTGGGGTATCAAGGGGGAGGTAGTTATGTTTGCTGTACACATACACACCATAAGGAGCAAAAGTATGTTGTTATTACACTCtggttggaggctttattttgtaaGCTTTAAGCTGTAGCtttgtggtacaattttgtcctttactaccTTGTACACACCCATATCCTTTCCACTAGTAACTAAGTTAACAGTCTTATGGCTatgtggaagaggaggagatgtAGGTTTTGGGTCTACCACCAAAAATACTTCACTTTTGTTGGGGCTGAATGACATACAGTTTACTGTGACCTCAAGGTCTGGAGTATGGTTTCATCATCTCTCAGCTGTCTCAAGACTGTAGATCACTTTGCCGCATTATCAATAAGTCTAAATGAATAACTGCAACATAGGTTCATTGTCATACTGTACCTTTCCAAAGAAGTGGCACCCAGGAACTGGCCAtttcttttattctttgtttCCCTGAGCAGGCAGGTCCCAAGAAGGTAATTTATTGATTATATTACAAGGAGCTCAGGCTGGTGTGATTTCAGCCCCTTACTTGCCCATCAGAATATTGACTTAGGTTAGGTTTGCAGTGATTGGCCCAAACCATTCAGTAAATGTTTTGGCCGAGCAGGGATATATTCCCAGATCTCTCTTGTTTATGGCGTTTTCCTCacagccaaaatatcctggggaaaaaccgggatcatatatactgggatgtttccatctcggttcctccctccACATGGCAGCCCGTCAGCACCTTCAGGCCGAGAGGAaaaactccaggtgattatgcacagccctcggtttagtttcattttcctcaccgaTGTTGCCGTGGATGTGCAAACTGTTCCGTTTTTctgccattctgattggctgcagccggtgagggaggaaaaataaactagtccatctcctgcagtgtttgcatgggagcagaagtggcatatttttttaaaaaagaacccccaatttcatCGTTTTTGAAAGGTGTggaataagggaaatctcgcggggcctgagttagacctggaagccatgcggaattcatgccaaaccgggatggttcattccttatcccagaatatattggccgtggggaaatgCCATGTTCAGTGAGGCTATGGACTGTGTCTATGTGTGACTGCTTCATGATGATGGTTCTATGTGGAGCTTTCATTGCCAACATGAGTGCATCTGTATTTTCACTGCGAAGAGAATACCTAAAGGGTAGTTTTTGCCACACTTTCCTTGACTCAGTCCactgcagctgccatttcccagaCCACCAGAGTTTTTCAGATTGGGACCATGGTGGGAGGTTGGGAATTATAATCCTTTGCGGCTGTGACATTTTCTCCCCTTGAGCTGCTATTTGCATTTTTGGAGAAACATACAAGCACATATATGGGGCTATTTCATATTGGGAAAATGGCATCAGAGAAATACTTGACACCTGCTTCAATTGCCGTTTCAGTTCTCTAAATTTGGCCTCAACACACTTGATAtgtgagggtgtttttttaaaagagccccTTCTTTCTGCTTACCAGtgtcttgtgaccctttgtttACTTGTAATGCCTCTCCTAGAGGCTCAGTCCTCACCTCTGCCTTTCTGTCTCCCACAGCCACTACTGAATAGTCCCAGGTGCTATGGATGGTCATCCTTTG
Proteins encoded:
- the LOC125440208 gene encoding C->U-editing enzyme APOBEC-1-like; its protein translation is MEPQPDGTVQVGDIDPRWRIEPETFQRNFTPTKPPVLTHLLYEIFWIRSCNTWKNWCTSTGLQHAENNFLENHCRVINRRTDPCSITWFLSWSPCGRCSRSIIDFLNNHANVTLNIKVCQLHKDYIRWNRNGLRDLANHGVQISIMQQPDYDYYWRTFVSHQPRGRNDWPWNFSCWIQYYSQQLHSILTTTE